The Armatimonadota bacterium genome includes a region encoding these proteins:
- a CDS encoding copper amine oxidase N-terminal domain-containing protein → MALRVVAMAFVMAAGVLPHPAEAQAVRVVADGQVVAFDQPPVVVAGRVLIPLRGVFERLGAQVEWQPDPGRVVARHGATVVVLQPGVRRALVDGRTVLLDVPPMVLAGRTLVPLRFVGEALGASVNWDPAGRIVHVTSARYPAPPPAAAPLPGPPEPVRPLPVIPPAPPEPVRPTPVVPPTPQLVSVEGTVAQVDPYALPARLHVAADGMIWRFAVTAATTIFLTEVSSGRSGSVSLDQIRRGDSVRVTADALGQALSVRAYYRALTGLVESIGSRVMALGDGQILRIAGEAAFFLDGRQVTWDLLRRGMEVELRANPQTGDVWEIRARTPTPPLPIPPVPMPRPIPTPIYPLPPRIYGAYISDHGPLGIGATLVVTLRGTPRGSAWFDIGRIERGVGMVEGPLGTYTGRYAVRHGDTASRAGVTVRLRVAGMEIEMHAGTVVIDGLPPEFTRRSPEPGSVVSERQPTIILGLAERGPAGLDPGSFRLWVNGREARPVAITETSALYSPADPLPQGPNRVQARVADLARNEATTSWTFTIEPTRPPTPTLRPTPPPRPEPTPVPTPTPWSRPTPGPAPTPTPPVIAPPGPSPPVRPEPPAQPAPPVIVAPRPGDAIDSPLLIRGTAAGAAQVKVTVEYARGRADGHAVLIGPINVPTSGQGAWEARVHLAPPPRAGDRLTITAVAVGAGGVESRPARVVITVGE, encoded by the coding sequence ATGGCGTTGCGAGTCGTGGCTATGGCGTTCGTCATGGCGGCGGGCGTGCTTCCCCACCCGGCCGAAGCGCAGGCGGTGAGGGTCGTCGCAGACGGGCAGGTGGTCGCCTTCGATCAGCCCCCGGTGGTAGTGGCCGGGCGCGTGCTGATCCCTCTGCGCGGGGTCTTCGAGCGGCTGGGGGCCCAGGTCGAATGGCAGCCTGATCCCGGACGGGTGGTCGCGCGCCACGGCGCCACGGTCGTTGTCCTGCAGCCGGGAGTCCGCCGTGCCCTGGTGGATGGGCGCACGGTCCTGCTCGATGTGCCGCCCATGGTGCTGGCCGGCCGAACGCTTGTGCCCCTGCGGTTCGTGGGCGAGGCCCTGGGAGCCAGCGTGAACTGGGATCCGGCCGGGCGCATCGTGCACGTGACATCGGCGCGCTATCCGGCCCCTCCGCCGGCCGCAGCGCCACTGCCCGGGCCGCCGGAGCCGGTCCGGCCCCTGCCGGTCATCCCGCCTGCGCCGCCGGAGCCGGTCCGGCCCACGCCTGTTGTCCCACCGACGCCGCAACTCGTCTCTGTCGAAGGCACGGTTGCGCAGGTGGATCCGTACGCGCTCCCGGCACGCCTGCATGTGGCCGCCGACGGGATGATCTGGAGGTTCGCCGTGACCGCAGCCACCACGATCTTCCTCACCGAGGTGTCCTCGGGCCGCAGCGGTTCGGTCTCGCTCGATCAGATACGTCGGGGAGATTCCGTGCGCGTCACCGCTGATGCCCTTGGGCAGGCGCTGTCGGTGCGCGCCTACTACAGAGCGCTCACCGGATTGGTGGAGAGCATAGGATCCCGGGTGATGGCGCTCGGCGACGGCCAGATCCTGCGAATCGCCGGGGAGGCCGCCTTCTTCCTGGACGGCCGCCAGGTCACCTGGGACCTGCTGCGCCGCGGCATGGAGGTGGAGCTCAGGGCGAATCCGCAGACCGGCGACGTGTGGGAGATACGCGCGCGCACTCCGACCCCGCCGCTGCCGATCCCGCCTGTCCCGATGCCGCGCCCGATCCCGACGCCGATCTACCCTCTCCCGCCCAGGATCTACGGCGCCTACATCAGCGACCACGGGCCGCTTGGAATCGGAGCCACGCTGGTAGTGACGCTGCGGGGCACGCCGCGCGGGAGCGCCTGGTTTGACATCGGCCGGATCGAGCGAGGCGTGGGAATGGTCGAGGGTCCCCTGGGAACGTACACCGGCCGCTACGCGGTGCGGCACGGAGACACGGCGTCGCGGGCGGGCGTGACCGTCCGCCTGCGCGTGGCAGGCATGGAGATCGAGATGCACGCGGGTACGGTCGTGATCGACGGCCTGCCCCCTGAGTTCACGCGCCGCTCGCCCGAACCCGGCTCCGTGGTGAGCGAGCGTCAGCCCACGATAATCCTGGGACTGGCCGAGCGTGGGCCTGCCGGTCTCGACCCGGGGAGCTTCCGGCTCTGGGTCAACGGACGCGAGGCGCGCCCGGTGGCGATCACCGAGACCAGCGCCCTCTACTCGCCTGCCGACCCACTCCCGCAGGGGCCGAACCGCGTCCAGGCGCGCGTCGCCGACCTGGCGCGCAACGAGGCCACGACGAGCTGGACCTTCACCATCGAGCCGACCCGGCCTCCCACGCCCACGCTGCGGCCCACTCCCCCGCCCAGGCCCGAGCCCACGCCCGTGCCCACGCCCACACCCTGGTCTCGACCCACGCCTGGGCCTGCGCCCACACCCACCCCTCCGGTGATCGCTCCGCCCGGCCCATCCCCGCCGGTGCGTCCTGAGCCGCCGGCGCAGCCTGCGCCGCCGGTCATCGTTGCGCCGAGGCCCGGCGACGCCATCGACTCACCCCTGCTTATCAGGGGGACAGCGGCCGGGGCAGCCCAGGTGAAGGTCACCGTAGAATACGCCCGCGGCCGGGCCGATGGTCACGCCGTGCTGATCGGGCCGATCAATGTGCCGACGTCCGGTCAGGGCGCCTGGGAGGCGCGCGTGCACCTTGCGCCGCCGCCGCGTGCGGGCGACCGGCTGACCATCACGGCGGTGGCCGTTGGCGCCGGAGGCGTCGAGTCAAGGCCGGCCCGTGTGGTGATCACGGTAGGGGAGTAG
- a CDS encoding ABC transporter substrate-binding protein: MRRFLLAGVVCALAALGVAEAGPAPGRVNILCVPDLAWCNELKVQFPRATGITLDFIRMSAGEALVRVRAERANPIFDVWFGGTGDPQWVAYEEGLTEFIRPRNWDELRSEIREVVAGRYIPLYMGILGWALNPRLLRERNLPEPKTWKDLADPRYRGLVSYPNPTTSGTGYTMLATVVQVYGESEAFELLKRIHPNVAEYTRAGTAPGVLAGRGEVAIGITFNHESVSQILRGFPITYGSARDGTGYEIGGVSLIKGAPNRANGIAFIEWALTPEAQRLAYEVGESYQILSNARTPVSRLSPRFQDFNVIKYDFARFGKTEVRNRLLERWLKEIFPLPK; the protein is encoded by the coding sequence ATGAGGCGGTTCTTGCTGGCAGGAGTAGTCTGCGCGCTCGCGGCCCTGGGTGTGGCGGAAGCAGGGCCTGCGCCCGGGCGAGTCAACATTCTCTGCGTGCCGGACCTGGCCTGGTGCAATGAACTCAAAGTCCAGTTCCCGCGCGCAACGGGTATCACCCTCGACTTCATCCGGATGAGCGCTGGGGAAGCATTGGTCCGGGTACGGGCAGAGAGGGCCAACCCCATCTTCGACGTTTGGTTCGGCGGAACGGGTGATCCGCAGTGGGTGGCTTACGAGGAGGGGCTGACCGAGTTCATCCGGCCGCGCAACTGGGATGAACTCCGATCTGAAATCCGAGAGGTCGTCGCGGGCAGGTACATCCCCCTGTACATGGGCATACTGGGTTGGGCGTTGAACCCGCGCCTGCTGCGCGAGCGGAACCTTCCGGAGCCCAAGACCTGGAAGGACTTGGCCGATCCCCGCTACCGGGGGCTGGTCTCCTACCCGAACCCCACGACTTCGGGCACCGGGTACACGATGCTGGCGACCGTCGTGCAGGTGTACGGTGAGAGCGAGGCGTTTGAACTGCTCAAGCGGATCCATCCTAACGTGGCTGAATACACGCGGGCCGGGACGGCCCCGGGCGTGTTGGCAGGCCGAGGTGAAGTCGCCATAGGCATCACCTTCAACCACGAATCGGTATCACAGATCCTTAGGGGCTTTCCCATCACCTACGGATCGGCACGCGATGGAACAGGCTACGAGATCGGCGGCGTCAGCCTGATCAAGGGCGCGCCCAACCGGGCCAATGGCATCGCTTTCATCGAGTGGGCGTTGACTCCCGAGGCGCAGCGACTGGCCTACGAGGTGGGTGAGTCATATCAGATCCTATCGAACGCGCGGACGCCTGTCTCCCGGCTGTCGCCTCGCTTCCAGGATTTCAACGTGATCAAGTACGACTTCGCGCGATTCGGGAAGACGGAGGTCAGGAATCGCCTGCTGGAGCGCTGGCTGAAGGAGATTTTCCCGCTGCCCAAGTAG
- a CDS encoding type 1 glutamine amidotransferase, with protein sequence MKLTGKRVAVFLEKEFDATEGLYPIMRFREEGAEVVVVGTGSANAYQSRQGLQIDVDRTAAELKGDEFDALVIPGGWAPDKLRQSPDVLRMVQEAWAAQRVIAAICHGPWVLISAGVLKGRTVTSYQGIRDDVTNAGAQWVERRVLRDGNLVTAMKPPDTGDFCRTIIEALTEGRSA encoded by the coding sequence ATGAAGCTGACTGGCAAGCGTGTGGCCGTGTTCCTGGAGAAGGAATTCGATGCCACCGAGGGATTGTATCCGATCATGCGCTTTCGGGAGGAGGGAGCGGAGGTTGTTGTGGTCGGGACGGGGAGCGCGAATGCCTATCAGTCGCGGCAAGGGCTACAGATAGACGTTGACAGGACCGCCGCAGAATTGAAGGGAGACGAGTTTGACGCTCTGGTGATCCCTGGCGGATGGGCTCCCGACAAGCTCCGGCAGTCGCCGGATGTCCTACGCATGGTGCAGGAAGCCTGGGCAGCCCAGAGGGTCATAGCAGCCATCTGTCACGGGCCTTGGGTGCTGATCTCTGCAGGGGTGTTGAAAGGGCGTACGGTCACCTCGTACCAGGGCATTCGCGACGACGTGACCAACGCAGGGGCCCAATGGGTTGAGCGGCGAGTCCTTCGGGACGGGAATCTGGTGACGGCCATGAAACCCCCGGACACGGGAGATTTCTGTCGGACCATCATCGAGGCGCTAACAGAGGGGCGCTCCGCCTAA
- a CDS encoding GntR family transcriptional regulator translates to MKEPVNASLDSCHPIDRSTQVPFYRQIKDSLKDKIVSGVWPAGTRLPSEADVCRAFCVSRVTVRQALSDLATEGLVKRERGRGTYVAEPKIRERLVGRLTGFYEDMVAQGLQPRTRVLSQSVIEAPPALAETLGVAPGAPVIRIERLRTIGREPMLRSVTCIPKYLCPDLVGTREEIERESLYALLERKYGLRIARGIRTIEAIAASENDARLLGTTKGAPLALVRSTSYLDDGRPIEHYEAKHRGDRSRFEVVVVRTPHGVVPPPLGGQVGGRGNGRDVGTETTGVGGENG, encoded by the coding sequence GTGAAAGAGCCGGTGAACGCCTCTCTTGATTCCTGCCATCCCATAGACCGCAGCACGCAGGTCCCGTTCTACCGGCAGATCAAGGACTCGCTCAAGGACAAGATCGTGAGTGGTGTGTGGCCTGCTGGCACGAGGCTTCCTTCCGAAGCAGATGTCTGTCGGGCCTTCTGCGTATCGCGAGTCACGGTCCGGCAAGCGCTCTCCGACCTGGCGACGGAAGGCCTCGTCAAGCGGGAACGTGGACGGGGCACCTACGTGGCCGAGCCAAAGATCCGGGAACGACTGGTAGGGCGCCTGACGGGTTTCTACGAGGACATGGTGGCTCAGGGCCTACAGCCACGCACACGAGTGCTCAGCCAGTCAGTAATTGAAGCCCCGCCTGCATTGGCAGAGACCCTCGGCGTCGCCCCGGGGGCGCCCGTGATTCGCATCGAGCGCCTGCGGACGATCGGGCGCGAGCCCATGCTGCGAAGCGTCACGTGCATTCCCAAGTACCTGTGTCCGGATCTAGTTGGCACCCGCGAGGAGATTGAGAGGGAATCCCTCTACGCCCTGTTGGAGAGGAAGTACGGGCTTCGCATTGCTCGCGGCATTCGGACGATTGAGGCCATCGCCGCTTCCGAGAACGACGCGCGTCTACTGGGGACGACCAAGGGGGCTCCTCTGGCGCTGGTGAGGAGCACGAGCTACCTGGATGACGGCCGCCCCATCGAGCATTACGAGGCCAAGCACCGGGGAGATCGAAGCCGCTTTGAAGTCGTCGTGGTGCGAACCCCACATGGAGTGGTCCCTCCGCCCTTGGGCGGACAAGTGGGCGGACGGGGGAATGGCAGGGATGTCGGCACGGAAACAACCGGCGTCGGGGGTGAGAACGGATGA
- a CDS encoding dephospho-CoA kinase produces the protein MRVIGLTGGIASGKSLVAGFLREMGAHVIDADAIAREVVTPGTETLREIVEAFGPCVLAADGTLDRKALAALIFSDADARARLNAITHSRIRSRIEEEIEALRSARPGATIGVDIPLLLDVAPAEAFALDGTVVVTVDEATQIARLAARDGITEEAARQRLRAQRPLREKVPLATWVVDNNGSPEATRQQVEALWRVWHP, from the coding sequence GTGCGGGTGATCGGGCTCACCGGCGGGATCGCCAGCGGCAAGAGCCTGGTGGCGGGGTTTCTCCGCGAGATGGGCGCGCACGTGATTGACGCGGATGCCATCGCGCGGGAGGTGGTTACGCCGGGCACCGAGACCCTCCGCGAGATCGTCGAGGCCTTCGGCCCGTGCGTACTGGCCGCCGACGGCACCCTGGACCGCAAGGCGCTGGCGGCGCTCATCTTCAGCGACGCCGATGCCCGCGCACGGCTGAACGCGATCACGCATTCCAGGATTCGCAGTCGCATCGAGGAGGAGATTGAGGCCTTGCGGTCTGCGCGTCCTGGGGCCACGATTGGCGTGGATATCCCACTGCTGCTGGATGTGGCGCCGGCCGAGGCCTTCGCGCTGGACGGCACGGTCGTTGTCACCGTGGACGAGGCCACGCAGATCGCCCGCCTCGCGGCCCGCGACGGCATCACCGAGGAAGCCGCCCGGCAGCGGCTGCGCGCTCAGCGTCCACTCCGCGAGAAGGTCCCCCTGGCCACATGGGTCGTGGACAACAACGGCTCGCCGGAGGCGACCCGGCAGCAGGTCGAAGCCCTCTGGCGCGTCTGGCACCCCTGA